Below is a window of Pseudomonas monteilii DNA.
AGGGGTATAGAAGTCCCAGGAGGCAACTGGCTCTGAGCAACCTATATCCAGAAATATGGGGCCAAGCTGAACAAAGCGATCAATTCGGTTCCTCTTGGGTTGCAGCCTAAGGATGCTGACCTCTATAGTTCTTTGGGAGAAAAGGAGCGCAGACGGCTTGAGCAAGGTGTATTTTTCAACGGCCAGGGGAATTGACCATCACGTCATAGGTGTGGTAGCGCTAAGGCATTACATAGTCGGGTCAAGAGCGGCAAAATCCAGTGCTGCAGGTCAAAAAGCACTGCAGCTGCTCACCTAGTACCTTCTGATGTAGCAGATTTGGTGCCGGGGGGATTTGAACTGATCTTTTAATTTATTGATTTTGATTTCAATAGTTGTTCTCTACTTTTCGTTTGGAATGCATTTTGGAATACCTTCGACGTGCTGACCAGGGAACCTGACAGCGTTTTTGGTCGGCTCAGTGCGGCGATCGTTGGCGCCAAAGGAGCGGGCGTGCTGCGGGTTGACAGGCACCGCACGTAGGTAGGATTTGCTCTTTGTCACGACAGTGGAGACGACTATGTCCTGCAAAAATCTGATGGTGTCAAACCTGGCCTTTCGCCGATGCATACCTCTTAGGGGGCTACAATGAAACATACGATACGTCTTGAGTGAGAAACAGCCTCTACGGTAGCCGGCTGCCAAAGTGTTAAGTGTGTTGCATCAATAACGTCCCTCACTCAAGAGGGAGCGGAACCGACTCTGGCTCGCGAGAAGTGAGGGCAAATGGCCGTAAAATGATCTGGACGAAGCAGAGGCGATTGCCATAGATTCCATGGTAAATGCTGCCATGGATGTCAAGATGGGGCCTAATGACTACGGCGTAGCCGAATCTGGTCACTTGGTAACGGATTGGGGGGAAAAGTGGATTCGTTGAACTTCGGTTTCTTGGGACTGCACAACAAACAATTAGTCACCCTTGGTGGCCTTGCAGAGAGCTATTTCCCTAACGATCCGTCTACTGCGATCGTCAAGCTACGCCAGTTTGCTGAACTGATGGCGAAGCTTGTTGCTGCCCATCACGCTGCTTATCGTGATGAGCGCGAAACATTCGACGAAACTCTGCGGCGTCTGTCGTATGACCGACTGATACCGAAGGAAGCCGCTGATATCTTTCATGCCCTACGGAAGGCTGGTAACAGCGCCGTGCATGAAGCTACGGGCGACCACTCTATTGCTCTCACAGCACTGAAGTTCGCTTGGTCTCTAGGCATCTGGTTTCATCGGACTTACGGCGGCGCTCCGAACTTTAGGTCAGGTGCCTTTGTGCCGCCGCGCCAACCCGCCGATGCGACGGTTGCGCTGCGTGAAGAGATTGAAAAACTCAGGCAAAGAGTAGCGGAAACCGAGGGGGAGGCGGCTCGCGCTCGCCTCGAAGCCGAGGAACAGGCTCACGCACGTGAGGCGGTTGAGGAGAAATTGGCGCGTGAGGCTGATGAGCGTGCTGTATGGGAGAAGATCGCCCAGGACATCGATGCCGAGAGAGGAGAGGTCACAAGCAAGCTCGCCGCACTTCAAGCCGAGGCGGAAGCCACCCCTCGTGCTCAGGCTGCTCAGCTGGTGGAGCGGGGTGAAAAGGCTGCGGTAAAAATTGACCTCGACGAGGCGGAAACACGCGTGCTCATAGACCAGCAACTGCGTGACCGCGGATGGGAGGTTGATACCCGCGACCTTCGATATAGAAAGGGGGTTCGCCCAGTCAAAGGCCGTAATCTCGCCATCGCTGAATGGCCAACGGCGAATGGCCCCGCAGATTACGCCCTGTTTGTCGGCACCATCCTAGTCGGCGTTGTTGAGGCGAAGCGGCGTCGGAAGAACGTTTCCGCTGCGATCGACCAAGCTGAGCGCTATTCGACCGGCATCAAAGACAGCGGCGACTTCAGTTATGCCGGTGGCCCTTGGGGGATTTTAAGGTGCCATTTGTGTTCAGCGCGAATGGACGACCCTACCTCAAACAGATTGATACAGAGAGCGGCATATGGTTCCGCGATACCCGCCGTGCTGCAAACCATCGCCGAGCGTTGGTGGACTGGCCGACGGCGGAAGGCCTCAACGGGCAGCTTGAGGTCGATCAGGACGCGGCAGTTGCTGCCCTAAAAGCGCAGCCATTCGAGTTCGGATTTCCACTCCGCCACTACCAGGAGAGCGCGATCCGCGCGGTCGAGGCCGCCGTGTCTACTGAACAACGGGCGGTCTTGGTCGCAATGGCAACTGGCACCGGTAAGACTAAGCTCGCCATCGCCATGCTTTATCGTTTGCTGGCGGCCAAGCGATTTCGGCGCATCTGCTTCGTGGTCGATCGCAGTGCTCTAGGCGATCAGACTCAGGGCGAGTTTTCCACTACCAAAGTCGTATCTGGAAAGACATTCGCGGAAATTTTCGGCCTCAAGGGGCTCGGAGACATGACGCCGGATGTGGAAACTAAAGTCCACATCTGCACGATTCAAGGCCTAGTAAAGCGCGTGCTCTTCGCTACCGATTGTGCATCGGTGCCCCCCGTTGACCAGTATGATCTGATGGTCATTGATGAATGCCATCGTGGCTATCTACTTGATCGCGAAATGTCCGATGTTGAGCTGAGTTTCCGGGGCCAGGACGATTACATTTCCAAGTACCGCCGGGTGCTTGAATACTTTGATGCGGTAAAAATCGGTCTGACCGCTACGCCTGCGCTCCATACCACCGATATTTTCGGCGATCCGGTCTTCACCTATTCCTACCGTGAGGCGGTGGTTGAGGGGTTTCTAATTGATCATGAGCCGCCGATCCGCATCGAAACCGCGCTGGCAAAGGCCGGTATCAAGTTCGAGAAGGGTGAAAAACTCGAGAGGCTCAACAGCCGGACCGGCGAGATTGATCTGGCTCATGCGCCAGACGAAATCCGTTTCGAGGTCGAGGCATTCAACCGGAAGGTCATTACCCCGGAATTCAATCGCGTCGTTGCGGAGGAGCTGGCGCGTCATATTGATCCGGCGCTACCAGGAAAAGCGTTGATCTTCGCCGCTACCGATGCCCATGCAGATATGGTGGTCAGCGCCATAAAGACCGCATTTGCCGAGGCCTATGGCGAAATTGATGACGCCGCCGTAAAGAAAGTTACCGGGAGCGTGGACAAGGTCAAGAAGTTGATTCTCTCGTTTCGCAATGATGCCAATCCACAAATCGTAGTGACGGTCGATCTACTTACCACCGGAGTTGACGTGCCGAAGATCACTAGCCTCGTGTTCTTGCGCCGAGTGAACAGCCGTATTCTGTACGAACAGATGATCGGTCGTGCGACGCGTCAGTGCCCTGAAATAGGGAAAGAGGTTTTCCGAATTTTCGACGCCGTCGATCTCTATCCGCATCTTCAGAACATGACTGACATGAAGCCTGTCGTCGTCAACCCGTCGATCAGCTTCGATCAACTTGTTCGGGAACTAACTGGCGCGGAAAATGATGAGCAGCGGGAGGCTATTCGTGGACAGCTCGCGGTGAAGCTGCGCCGCCGGATCAAGAAGCTGACTGATGAGGCACGGCAGCAGTTCGAAGCTGAAGCGGGCGAAACACCGGAGGTTATGCTGCAACGGGTCGTTTCCGGGGATACACTTGACCTAGCCGAATGGCTGAAGGGCCGTGCAGCGATCGGCCTGATCCTTGATTGGCAGGCTGATGATAATAGTCTCGGCTATGTCCCGATTTCCAAGCACACGGATCAGATTGTCAATGTGTCGCGTGGTTATGGGAGTGCAGCGAAGCCAGAGGATTTTCTGAATAGTTTTGCCTCCTTCGTGCGCGACAATATCAACACGATCGCCGCGCTCAAGCTCGTCGTGCAGCGCCCTCGTGATCTGACCCGTGCCGATCTAAAGGAGTTACGCCTTGCCCTTGATTCCAAAGGGTTTTCCGACGCCAATTTACGCCGTGCTTGGGCCGATGCGCGCAATGAGGAGATCGCCGCCTCGGTCATCGGGTTCGTCCGTCAGGCCGCGCTGGGTGATGCCCTGATTCCATACGAAGACCGTGTCCGGGATGCGATGCGTGCGATCATGGCGAGCCGCGCATGGACCGATCCGCAGAAACGCTGGCTGAAGCGGATCGGCGAACAGATTGAAAAAGAGATCGTGGTGGACCGCGCTGCCATCGACAAGGAGCCGTTCATTGCCGACGGCGGTTTCAATCGTCTTAATAAGGTATTCGGCGGAGAACTTGAAAGCATCCTCGCCGGGATTAATGAAGAGTTGTGGAAGAAGACTGCGTAAATGAAAACTACCACCGATATCGTCGCCAAGCTTTGGGGCCTATGCAACGTCCTGCGCGACGATGGCATTACCTACAACGAATATGTAACGGAGCTGACCTACCTGCTGTTCCTCAAGATGCTGGAGGAAACCACCAAGCAAGAGCGTCTGCCGGAAGGGTGGCGCTGGGGTCTGCTCGCCAAGCTTGAGGGTATGGAACAGCTCGATTATTACAAGGCAATGCTGCTCGAACTTGGCAAGGCGAAGGACGAGCTGGTCGGCGCGATTTTCATCGACGCCCAGACTCGCCTACGTAAGCCTACCAACCTAAAGGCGCTGACGTCGAACATTGATCAGCTTGATTGGTTCTCCGCTCGTGAAGAAGGGCTGGGCAACCTCTATGAAGGATTGTTGGAAAAGAACGCGGCTGACAAGAAATCCGGCGCGGGGCAGTATTTCACACCCCGCCCGCTGATCGACTGCATCGTGCGCTTGATGCAGCCACAGGCTGGGGAGGTGATCCAGGACCCAGCAGGGGGAACGGCAGGCTTCCTAGTGGCGGCAGATCGCTACATCAAGGACCACACCGAAGATCTGTACATGTTGACCGAGCAACAGGCCTTCTTTCAGCGTCACAACGCCTTTTCAGGGGCGGAGCTGGTACCCGATACCCATCGGCTGAGTATGATGAACCTGCTGCTGCATGGCATCGAAGGCGGGATGAAAAATATCGACACGCTTTCGCCCGATGGCGAGGCGCTGCCTAAAGCAAACTTGATCCTGACCAATCCGCCCTTCGGCACCAAGAAGGGCGGAGGGCGTCCGACACGCTCCGACTTCTCGATCACGGCCGATACGTCCAACAAGCAGCTAGCCTTTGTCGAGCATATTGTCCGCGCATTGGCGCCCGGCGGCCGCGCGGCCGTTGTCGTCCCCGATAACGTGCTATTTGAGGATAATACTGGGCGCCGCCTTCGCACTTGGCTGATGGATCTTTGCGACCTACATACCATCTTGCGCCTGCCAATCGGAATTTTTTATGCACAGGGCGTCAAGACGAACGTGCTTTTCTTCCAGCGTGGCAAGAGCGATAAGGGAAATACAAAGGCCGTCTGGGTCTATGACATGCGTGCGAACATGCCCGCCTACGGCAAGACCCGTCCACTGACCCTGGCCGACTTCGCAGATTTCGAGGCAGCCTATGGCGCTGATGCAAACGGCGGAGCCACGCGGCAGGATCAGGGCGAGGATAGTCGCTGGCGCAAGTTTGATCGTGCAGCTCTCAGGAACCGCAATGACAAACTCGACATAAACTGGCTTCGGGATACAGAAGCAGAGGCGGAAGAAGCGCTGACTGAACCGGAGGACATTGCGGCCGCCATCATAGGTCACTTGAAGGCCGCGTTGGAGGAAATCGAGACATTGTCGGAGGAGCTAGAACAAGATAGTACAGTAGTAGGCGCTGTGGTTGCGGGGGCTGTGGAATGACTGAGTTGCGGTCGGGGTGGCAGATTACTTCCACTTCAGAGGCGTGCGGGCTTGTCCAGAGCGGTGGAACTCCGAAAGCTGGGTTCGTTGCTTCAGCAGGTATTCCTTTTCTCAAGGTCTATAATATCGTAGATCAGAACATTCGGTTTGAATACAAACCGCAATTCGTCACGCAAGAAGTTCATGAGGGCGAGCTGCGAAAATCGAAAATTCGGCCAGGTGATGTTTTGATGAACATTGTAGGGCCCCCACTCGGAAAGGTCGCAATTGTTCCGGATACCTATCCAGAATGGAATGCAAATCAGGCACTCACAATTTTTCGCCCAAGTGCTGCGGTGTCCACAGACTGGCTTTACTACTTCCTTTGCGGGGGAAGCAGCGTTCAGAGTGTAATTAATGAAACTCGAGGCTCAGCTGGGCAGGTCAACATCTCGTTGTCGCAGTGCCGCAGTTTTGAGATACCGCTGCCGCCTCCAGCGGAACAACAGCGGATCGTGGCGAAGATCGACAGCATCACCGGGAAAGCTAGACGAGCCCGCGACAATCTCGACCACGTCCCCCGTCTGGTCGAGAAATACAAACAGGCCATCCTCGCCGCCGCCTTTCGGGGTGATTTGACGCGCGAATGGCGCGCTGCGAATCACACCTTGGAAACGGCTGCTCAAATTGTTGACCGCATTGATCCGCCCGTGCAGTCACGAGGCGGTCGTGAGGCCACAACTAATATCGTCCCTGGCATAGCAGGGCTTTCCGTCAACGATCCCGGCACGAAAGCACCGGAAGGCTGGTCGTGGATCGGGCTTCGACGCATTGCGCGACAAGAGACAGGGCACACGCCAAGCCGCTCGAAATCAGCTTATTGGAACGGTGGAATTCCTTGGATCGGTATTCGCGATGCTGGCAGTCATCATGGCCAGGTAATTCATGACACGATCCAAACCATTAGTGATGAAGGGTTAGCGAATTCTTCAGCAAGACTTCTCCCTGCCGGCACGGTCTGCCTTTCACGCACTGCATCGGTAGGCTATGTCACGGTGATGGGCAGGCCAATGGCTACGAGCCAAGATTTCGCAACTTGGACCTGCACTGAAGCCTTGTTGCCCGCTTATCTGATGTACGCTCTAATTGCGGAAGGTGAGCACATTCGCGAATTTGGCGAAGGATCGACACACACTACGATCTATTTTCCCGAAATTCGGGCGCTGCACATTTGTTTGGCGCCACTGGAGGAGCAGAGGGAAATCGTTCGGCGTGTAGAAAGCTCGTTCGCTTGGATCGAACGCCTCGCTGCTGAAGCCACAAGTGCGCGCAAGTTGATTGATCATTTGGACCAAGCTGTGCTTGCCAAGGCCCTCAGGGGAGAACTTGTCCCACAGGATCCGACCGATGAGCCCGTTAGTGCTGTGCTCGACCGCATCCGAATGGAGCGCGCCGCCGCGCCGAAGATCAAACGCGGTCGCACTAGGTCTACCTGATCTTATC
It encodes the following:
- a CDS encoding SAM-dependent methyltransferase, with the protein product MKTTTDIVAKLWGLCNVLRDDGITYNEYVTELTYLLFLKMLEETTKQERLPEGWRWGLLAKLEGMEQLDYYKAMLLELGKAKDELVGAIFIDAQTRLRKPTNLKALTSNIDQLDWFSAREEGLGNLYEGLLEKNAADKKSGAGQYFTPRPLIDCIVRLMQPQAGEVIQDPAGGTAGFLVAADRYIKDHTEDLYMLTEQQAFFQRHNAFSGAELVPDTHRLSMMNLLLHGIEGGMKNIDTLSPDGEALPKANLILTNPPFGTKKGGGRPTRSDFSITADTSNKQLAFVEHIVRALAPGGRAAVVVPDNVLFEDNTGRRLRTWLMDLCDLHTILRLPIGIFYAQGVKTNVLFFQRGKSDKGNTKAVWVYDMRANMPAYGKTRPLTLADFADFEAAYGADANGGATRQDQGEDSRWRKFDRAALRNRNDKLDINWLRDTEAEAEEALTEPEDIAAAIIGHLKAALEEIETLSEELEQDSTVVGAVVAGAVE
- a CDS encoding restriction endonuclease subunit S, which translates into the protein MRALHICLAPLEEQREIVRRVESSFAWIERLAAEATSARKLIDHLDQAVLAKALRGELVPQDPTDEPVSAVLDRIRMERAAAPKIKRGRTRST